The window AGAAAgacattcaaattttaaaaagaaaaataaatttctcttggCAGGTATTCCATTGCTGAGAGAAGATGACCATTCGGCCCCTGTGATATCTAGCTCACCAATAAAAAACATTGGAGAGTATGGGGACTTCTCAAGGGAGCAGGaggagaaaatcaaagaagaaccTTTGACCATCTCAGAATTGGTCTACAACCCAAGTGCCAGCCTGCTTCCCACCCCAGTTGATGAGGATGAGATCGACATGCTCTTTGACTGTTCTTCGAGGCTTGAGTTAGAAAGAGAAGACACTGATTCATTTGAGGATCTAGAAGCGGATGAAAATGCCTTTTTGATGGCTGAGGAAGAGGAACTCAAGGAAGCCCGGAGAGCCCTGACATGGAGCTATGACATTTTGACTGGCAACATCCAACTGAATCCCTTCGTCAAGAGTTTCTCCAGGCTTCTTGTCGTAGGTTTAGGACTGTTACTGTTTGTGTTCCCTCTCCTTCTCGTTCTTTTGGAGTCAGGCATCGATCTGTCCTTCCTTTGTGAAATTCGTCAGACACCAGAGTTTGAGCAGTTCCACTATGAATATTACTGTCCCCTCAAGGAGTGGGTGGcgagaaaaataaactttatccTCTACTTGTTGGGTTGCTCATAAAGTTACCATATTTTGTGACTAAGGGCTATGTTCAATACtagtgatttttctttctttttcttttctttttttggaactGCCTGGCTTTTGGAAAGATCATGGGGCCATTAGCAGGTAGCTCTTTTCATCCATATATAACAGACTGTTCAATTCCTTAAGTTAGCTTTTCATAATTCAATATACTTAAGTAAGTTAGTCAACTAAaccattattttaattatagGCCAGAATGGTGGCTATTTAAGTAACCAAaaagatgtttatttttattgcattgtaagcTTACTGCTTACTTACTATACCATAGAACATTATGTAGAgctaacttgtttttttttttttaaaagtttgtagcATTATTAGCTGTAAGGTTTAGGATCGGAATTTTAGTAAAATTGGAgggaaatatttttgaatatactCCTTAGTGCAACAATCTCTTCTAACCAATGCCTATACAAGCAAAGTTTATgctgggtttttgttgttttttttaaaaatatttttatgtgttcaaaatattttggtaaatttTTAGCAAAAGAAGTCTTCTGAAGTTCTTTAAGTGTACAGATTGTAAGATTAATGCACAAACGGTACATGgggaattttttaatgttttggcagatttgtttttaaaaaaatatttttggctgGACAATTCTGTAATTTGTTATAACTGCATATGAGATAGCAAACTGTTAGAAGAATGATATAGGAAGtttaggaaacagaaaatagaatgggtaatatatctaatttaaaaagtaacaatACCACCTATGAAATATGACAAAAGTTGCTCAGTAATCTGTTTCTGACTATCCTCTATCTAAAGTATAGGGAGACATTATCATTGACAAGATGACCAGTAACCTTCACCTGTGTCCTGTTATCTTCTATCTCAACTGATGCAGCAGAAAGTCACTGGAAGAGAGTGAAAGTGATTCCTAAGAGGGCACTGGCtttccaagctaattgtacattGTGTACATaataagagagaaagggaagaaggattaGAATGTAACCCTCCAAAAGGATTTCTAACTAGGATATGGTAGGTGAGTGGTGATAGCTTAACTTTAAGAAAGTCATGGGAAAtgtagattatatgatgatttaaAGGAATGAAGCATGGACTCAGAGCTGATAGAagtttgtattattataaatacattttaaaaaaacaaaagggaggaAATTTAAGGTAAGTATATTGAAGGTCCCTCATTCTAGTCATGATGATTCTGTGAAACTAACTCCAGGGAGTTACTAGAAGGGTGGGGgttgcctgtgtgtgtgtgtgtgtgtgtgtgcacacacacaaaagagggacaaaggagggagaaagagagatactTTTCCATATGTGATAGTGGTTACTCTGTAAGATTAGACATGCAGCTTGCAATAACATTTATACAACTCTAATCCTAAATCTGACTTTCAAGTCTAGCTGTGGGCAGACAAGGTCACATGGAGAATATGGAAGAATTGTTATGCATATAAtatcatcccttttttttttaatgcaggaTCTTTTACAAGGAAATGTTCTCATGGCCTCATGGAACTATTTTCCTacataagggaggaaaaaattggttTAGTACCGTTCTTATTAGCGTTTAAACCATGGGTGTGAGGTTTGTTGCCTTACCAGAGAGAATATGTCCCTATTGCAAGGACTATAGTCCTCACAAAGTAAATGGCATAAAATAATTGCATTTGCTTTGTAAAAGACTTCTTTCCCTAAATCCCCATTTTTCATTTTGGAGCTTTTTCTATAATGTGAGCCTCATTTAAAAAGAGGTTGGTTAACTTATGGGCTCTCTGAAACTCTGTTGACCCTTTAAATTTACCATGAGCACATTTTTCAAAATTGCTCTGTAATTTTTTATctgggcatatatatatatagataaagatgCCTGGCTTTTGGTGCTAAGAGCCCAATTAGAAGGCTCTGGATGCCTCATTTAGACATCTGATTTTGCAAATTGGATTTGAAAGGTAGCTCATGGAGCCTTTCTTTACTTGGgtctgaaataatttaaataatttgaattaaattagCTATGTTAGAATTTATAACCTTAAATTTCAAGGCTACTGTTCATATTGTTTCAGTAATTTATTATGCCTtctagtaatatataaaaatccaaTAATATGATGTACCTTAATTCATTGGTCCTCCAATCTTTCTCCATTTGCTGTCTTTGAGAGTTTTGCAAGTAACAAACTTGGaaagtaatatttcattaatttattttatttcttcctactttttcttATTGATTCATATTATAAAGGTAGTTGTTAGTCTCTAAAATGACTATGCTTTAGTGAAATCTACtaactattttttcttccctaccacactattatttaatatcttaCATCCTATTCCTCAGAATATTGATCAATGTTAGGAAGATGTGTTTTAAATAGAAACaaatgcagatttaaaaaaatccagctaaatatttccttattcttGGGCAGAATCCCATAGTGAACAGATGTATTTGTGAATAGACAGATTGGCTGAGAAATTAAGAATTCAATGAGTTTATATAATGACAAAAAGCTAAGACTGGGATTCTTGAATGTAAAACTTGAGTGATGCTTTCCTTTACCTAGAGCTTTGGAGATAATATTAGGTTTATTGGGGAAATTTTTGTCATCTATTGGCTGATCAAATAAAGACAAGATTATTTCTGGGAATGAATAGTACAAGATGTTGTTGGAGATGAAACGGAaatgtgtgagtatatgtatagATCATGttttctatatgtgtgtgtttatatatatgtctttatatgtgtatttgtacacACAGTAATGATACATATTTCATATACACACAGGTTCTCATTTTAACATGCATGGGCATTTCtgatatttgtttgcttttccgTGTAGAAGTTATAGTGAGTTAAACTCACTAAGTATTTAATTTGTTAGTGATAATAATTGTGTAAACATCTGtggatatatatgtacacacaagtgagatatatacatatacacacacaaacagttGGCTTCAGTGTTAATGAAAGTTGGATCATAAAGAATTTGTAGGTTAAGTGTTGTGTATTTCTGTCTGTGCTTTGAACTATCTTGTAAAATGTTAtgtatttggaatatattttgtGGTTTGTCTGATATTTATAAACACAGCTCTGGGAAGAATAAACTATGGATTGTTGATTACGTCATTGAATTACTAAAGAACTGGGGGGAGGGAAGTACCTGTGATTTGAGCCTTATCTTTGTACAGAGAATTTCACATTTCTGTCTCAACATGGAGATTGTTTTGTATGTCAATATGGTGGCAGGATTCCCTAATAAAACTACtctgggaaaaaacaaacaatcaaagGCCTCTCTATTGTGATATTGTTAAGGATGTGGGATAAGACGTTTTCTCTCAGTAACTCCTGATACTTTCTTCtcatgagagaggaaaaatatcTATAAGAGATTTTTTTGAATTTGGGCAGTTTTGAATGTGTTATTAGGAAGATATTAGAAAATATACCCTTTGGGATTATCTGTCAAATAGTATCTTCTTCTTCTGGCATTCTCTACCTTTAATGTTTTACTCTACACTgaggcttcttaagctttttccacttgtgacccctttttgcccaataaattttatatgaccctgggtatataggtatatatatatatatatataatatgtatacaaataaaatatttactgataataatactgataataaatttcaagattcccacattcaattataagACCCTATATGgagtcatgaaccacagtttaagaatctgaGCTCTCTtccactttccccctccccactgcAACACTGAAGATATACTGCCTAAATTTCTCTCCAGCCAcccatttttaaagtttctttttttggttcttcTGATTATTTTAACTTCTGCATCAAAAAAGTCTCTAGTTGATTTAAAGAGTATGCCTCTAatccagggattcttaacctggaatcagtgaactttctaaaaatattttgataattatccCAATAGTTAATTTTGTGCTCAACCTGAAGGTCCATAAACTTCAACAGACTGCCAGCAGAaaccatgacagaaaaaaaggttGAACACCCCTTCTCTAGTCAAAGATCCTATGTCTAACACCCCTTCTCTAGTCAAAGATGCTATGTCTTTTGATGTCTTGTGACTTCTAATAATTGCCATTCATGGGGTAGTTAGGTAACATGGTGGATAAACACTGGCCCtatagtcaggaggacttgatttcaaatccagacaCTTGACTATtaactagctgagtgaccttgggctttaatcccaattgccttgcaaaaataaagcaaaacaaaataatctctattcatgattatatatatatatatatatatatatatatattttccttgtttgcatttacaggatatatttttaaattgattggGGTGTCAGTATTACACGTAATATACTTTACCTAAGAAATGAGTTCTTGAATGGTTAAATTTGTCCTTTCATATTTGGTGAGCAACGCCTCATAcctagaaatgaatgaaatatagTCCTGGTTGTTAGCTTATAAtttaggagaaaaattaaaatatgcactagttaccaaaactatttgttcTAAGGGCCACATGAGAGATTTGAACAAAATATTCCTAAGAATTCAGAGGGGCAAAATTCACTTCCAGCTGAAAGAATCAAGAGAGGTTTCATAAAGAAAGCTGAACTTAAGTTGAACCTTAAATGGATAAAAATTCCAGAAGTGGAGATAGTATAAGTCATCACAGATAAGGGAAATAGCATAAACCAAGAACTGAAGaacttggaaaattaaaaaaaaaaacaagcaattaaTTAAGAAACTATTATTAAACACTTTCTCTTGTACCAGAGCTGTGCTTGTATTAGGAagaccaggaaaaagaaaaaaaaatctctgccctcAATGAGCATATAGGTGATAAATAATCCGATTTTATTGGACTATTGGTTATACAAGGTATCACAAAAGTCTTAGTGCGCTTGAACTATTAGACTTTTAAGACTTTTAGGTTACTCTGTATATAAGAGACAGTGTGAGATACAGCCCCATTCAAAGgatgaaaaaattctttatcaGGGGGCATAGATCTACCCATGCACTATAAATTGATGTTCCTatgcacttaaaattttttttaattaaaagtttttattaaagctctttattttcaaaacatatgcacaagaagtcacccttgtaaaatcttgtgttccaaattttttttcctccctccactcccaCTCTACTCTCTCCTCTAGatgttaaacataaaataaatgttaaacattgcattaacttaaaaaaaatctaggcaTATTTGTGTTACTTCTGAGAACTCAATGCCTGTAACAGCTATTGTGCCTCCTCTGTatttaaaaactctttgaacatagGCTTTAGATCAGATGGGCAAGGATCTAATCACCCTCTGATGCTGGATTTTACCTAACTGTTACATCacacctttgatttttttcagctaATCTCAGAATATTACAGAATTTTCACATGACAGAAATAATTTATCAGCGAGGATAATACATTTCTGGAgattaatatatgtaataaatgctgAGCTTATATAAGCTTTAAGGtttttgaatattatttcaaTTCTGACAATAGGCCTGTGATGCTGGCATTAATTACCAGCATTATGTCTGTTTTATCATCTCGAAGCTTAGGCTGAGGTTCAGTggcttcccaaggtcacacaactattggCAGAACTGAAATTCATAGGATCTTAGGGGTAGAAAGACCTTTGAAGTCATTTTTAtgggtgagaaaactgaaaaaccaGATTGTTAAAGATGCATagatagtaaatggcaaagctggATTTCAATACCATTTCTTCTGAGTCTTTCCATTCTACCACACTGcctcaaattcaggtcttttaatTGCAAGAACAAGGAGCTTTCTAGTATGTAAACTACATTGCCTCTGCGCATAAGATCATGATAAGCattgaaagaaccttagaaatcactGAATTCTCTTGtcagattttatagatgaggaaactgggagtTTAAAGAACTTGTTCATAGGTTGTCTCACAGGTAGTACTTGGAAAAGCACGTATTCAAACTTGGGTTTTAAATGTCTATAAATCCAGCATCCTTGGGTTCTTTTGTCTTCCTGAAGTTTAGCAAATGTGTGCCTTAATGTGATTGTCATTTCCCTCCCTCCAAAATGTGCCATCTCCCTCTATGCTTCTGGAAagtatcaaaagggaaaaagtgataTGGGTTACTTTTAACTAATGTATCCTTTTGCTGCTGTAAAGGAATGGTGTCAGGGAGAACAATAGGCAAGCAACATGCTTAGAATAGACTCGGTCTTCAGAGTACATTAGCAAAAATCACGAAGTGACTTGATAGTCTTTTATCTTCTTACTGGACTGACAGATTGTGTCTTTGTCTTCCAGTGGGAATAGTAACTGCTATGCTGTCCGAAAAATTTCACACAGCTGCTCTAATGAAATTGCAGA of the Sarcophilus harrisii chromosome 1, mSarHar1.11, whole genome shotgun sequence genome contains:
- the FRMD3 gene encoding FERM domain-containing protein 3 isoform X2, coding for MVKCLVKIQTRRSLHLHMVNHCSNNVFVRLLRHGARITARNVGIPLLREDDHSAPVISSSPIKNIGEYGDFSREQEEKIKEEPLTISELVYNPSASLLPTPVDEDEIDMLFDCSSRLELEREDTDSFEDLEADENAFLMAEEEELKEARRALTWSYDILTGNIQLNPFVKSFSRLLVVGLGLLLFVFPLLLVLLESGIDLSFLCEIRQTPEFEQFHYEYYCPLKEWVARKINFILYLLGCS